In the Mustelus asterias chromosome 26 unlocalized genomic scaffold, sMusAst1.hap1.1 SUPER_26_unloc_6, whole genome shotgun sequence genome, one interval contains:
- the LOC144482168 gene encoding scavenger receptor cysteine-rich domain-containing protein DMBT1-like — protein sequence MQLRLSEGGSRCAGRVEVFYRGTWGTVCDDSWDSSDGNVVCRQLNCGNALDSALPDSIGPGSGTIWLDDVKCSGEEAFLWKCPAKAWGENDCDHEEDVKVLCSGHHGLRLAGGVDSCSGRVEVLHGELWGTLCDVYFGLEEASVVCEALHCGVLKELPQRAHFAEGNGPVWKEKYRCRGNESQLWDCPVSSWDQFRCSHENDVSVICTAASWSLRLTNGGRRCDGRVEIYHTGSWGRVQDRSWDLNDAKVVCRQLSCGVAIAAYNASKYGEAEGPVWVKDVHCAGNESHLWNCSPLRLNSSQNDRIGVGVLCSAVTFQHYFLTEHEELRLSDGGSRCAGRVEIYHNGAWGSVCDDSWDLIDADVVCKQLGCGNALQLGHPALGGPDYSPIWLDELDCSGNESFLWECPHASWGNHDCNHKEDVIIMCSEHKDIRLVNGKHRCEGRVEVFYNGTWGTVCREKLDRHDGIVICKQLECGTLDYIEYDVWTFGEGSGPIWLDEVECISHESTLWQCQSDPWGQHNCDHLEDAGVVCTEPNVMEEVPQNSADFIRELDSGQSLHLVGGNTNCSGRVEIMFNKRWGTVCDDSWDLVDANVVCRQLGCGSALLAPGGAAFGQGNGTIWLDDVKCTGSESVLFDCPCSSLSPHDCNHKEDASVVCSGLEILQATQSTNSEQQDKRSYILLATCITLGVLLIVEFTAIIMLLKTKWRRKDDAMDSWDSPIGLYQAIYEEIEIIPPVSASTESLDQIEYYTSHMSAMDPEGKPLNIQEYNDRAPADSHFLDQFNTFKTNEVSCETFSTSETPPQMSIGNPSENLTTSTSDQ from the exons ATGCAGTTACGACTGTCTGAAGGTGGAAGCCGATGCGCTGGGAGAGTGGAGGTTTTTTATCGTGGAACATGGGGCACCGTATGTGATGACTCATGGGATTCTTCAGACGGTAACGTGGTTTGTAGGCAACTCAATTGTGGAAATGCATTGGATAGCGCACTTCCTGATTCTATTGGACCAGGCTCAGGAACAATTTGGTTGGATGATGTGAAGTGTTCCGGTGAGGAAGCATTTCTCTGGAAATGCCCAGCCAAAGCTTGGGGTGAAAACGACTGTGATCATGAAGAAGATGTGAAGGTGTTGTGTTCCG GTCACCATGGCCTCCGATTGGCTGGAGGAGTGGACAGCTGCTCCGGCCGGGTGGAAGTTCTACATGGAGAACTCTGGGGGACACTTTGCGATGTTTATTTTGGTTTAGAGGAAGCCAGTGTGGTCTGTGAGGCGCTCCATTGTGGAGTGTTAAAGGAACTCCCACAAAGAGCTCACTTTGCAGAAGGAAATGGCCCAGTATGGAAGGAGAAATACAGGTgccgtgggaacgagtcccagTTGTGGGATTGCCCTGTTTCATCCTGGGATCAATTTCGCTGCTCACATGAAAATGACGTGAGTGTTATTTGCACAG CTGCAAGCTGGTCGCTAAGATTGACTAATGGGGGACGCCGGTGCGATGGGCGAGTGGAGATTTACCACACGGGCAGTTGGGGCAGAGTGCAGGACAGATCCTGGGACCTGAATGATGCCAAAGTTGTTTGCAGGCAGCTGAGCTGCGGTGTCGCGATCGCCGCTTATAACGCTTCAAAGTACGGAGAGGCTGAAGGTCCAGTATGGGTGAAAGATGTGCATTGTGCAGGAAACGAATCGCATCTCTggaactgtagcccattgcgacTGAATTCCTCTCAAAATGACAGAATTGGCGTGGGCGTTCTGTGTTCAG CTGTGACCTTCCAGCATTACTTTCTAACAGAGCACGAGGAGTTAAGGCTTTCGGATGGTGGAAGCCGATGTGCTGGCCGAGTCGAGATTTATCACAATGGGGCCTGGGGCTCAGTTTGCGATGATTCCTGGGACTTGATTGACGCTGACGTGGTTTGCAAACAACTAGGATGTGGAAATGCATTGCAGTTGGGTCATCCAGCTCTTGGAGGACCAGACTATTCCCCGATTTGGTTGGATGAATTGGACTGTTCTGGGAATGAATCATTTCTCTGGGAATGCCCGCATGCATCGTGGGGTAACCACGACTGTAACCATAAAGAAGATGTGATCATCATGTGCTCTG AACACAAAGACATCCGGCTGGTGAATGGAAAGCATCGCTGTGAGGGGAGAGTGGAAGTTTTCTACAATGGGACCTGGGGAACAGTGTGCAGGGAAAAACTGGACCGCCATGATGGAATCGTGATCTGCAAACAGTTAGAGTGCGGCACCCTTGATTATATCGAGTATGACGTTTGGACATTCGGAGAAGGATCTGGACCTATTTGGCTGGATGAGGTGGAATGTATTTCACACGAATcgaccctttggcagtgccaatcAGACCCGTGGGGTCAACATAACTGTGATCACTTGGAAGATGCAGGTGTTGTTTGTACAG AACCAAACGTAATGGAGGAGGTGCCGCAGAATTCAGCAGACTTCATTCGGGAATTAG ATTCAGGGCAAAGTTTGCACCTAGTTGGTGGAAACACCAACTGTTCCGGGAGAGTGGAGATAATGTTCAATAAGCGCTGGGGTACGGTGTGTGATGACTCCTGGGATTTGGTCGATGCCAATGTTGTCTGCAGACAACTAGGTTGTGGCTCCGCTCTGCTGGCGCCAGGAGGGGCCGCTTTTGGCCAGGGTAACGGAACAATCTGGCTGGATGATGTGAAATGCACCGGAAGTGAATCCGTTCTATTCGACTGTCCATGCTCATCATTATCTCCACATGATTGCAATCACAAGGAAGATGCCAGTGTGGTTTGCTCCG GGCTCGAAATTCTACAGGCAACACAATCGACAAATTCAG AACAGCAAGATAAACGCAGTTACATCCTACTTGCGACCTGCATAACACTCGGAGTCCTGCTAATCGTGGAGTTCACTGCAATTATTATGCTGTTAAAGACAAAGTGGAGAAGAAAAG ATGATGCCAtggacagctgggattctcctatTGGCCTCTACCAAGCAATTTACGAAGAGATCGAGATTATTCCACCGG TTTCTGCGTCCACTGAATCCCTGGATCAGATCGAATATTACACCAGTCATATGAGTGCAATGGATCCTGAAGGAAAACCCCTCAATATTCAGG